One genomic segment of Pandoraea thiooxydans includes these proteins:
- the leuD gene encoding 3-isopropylmalate dehydratase small subunit, with protein MKPLTQHTGIVVPLDRANVDTDVIIPKQFLKSIRRTGFGVNLFDEWRYLDHGEPGQDCSKRPVNQSFVLNRPDLKGASILLARANFGCGSSREHAPWALEQYGFRVLIASSFADIFFHNCFKNGLLPIVLGEADVERLFVAAQAAGALQLEVDLERQTVRTLDGAIEIGFDVDPFRKECLLNGFDDIALTLRQTETIRGFEQQHMARFPWLANPV; from the coding sequence ATGAAACCTCTGACTCAACATACCGGCATCGTCGTACCGCTCGACCGTGCCAACGTCGACACCGACGTCATTATTCCGAAGCAGTTTCTCAAATCCATCCGGCGCACCGGGTTCGGCGTCAATCTGTTCGACGAATGGCGTTATCTCGATCACGGCGAGCCGGGGCAGGATTGCTCGAAGCGGCCGGTGAATCAATCGTTCGTGCTGAATCGGCCCGATTTGAAGGGGGCGTCGATACTGCTGGCTCGCGCCAACTTCGGTTGTGGCTCGTCGCGCGAGCATGCGCCGTGGGCGCTCGAACAATATGGGTTTCGGGTGCTGATCGCGTCGAGCTTTGCCGACATCTTTTTCCACAATTGCTTCAAGAACGGCCTGCTGCCGATCGTGCTGGGCGAAGCAGACGTTGAGCGTTTGTTCGTGGCCGCACAGGCTGCTGGTGCGCTGCAACTTGAAGTCGATCTCGAGCGGCAGACCGTCAGGACGCTGGACGGGGCGATCGAGATCGGTTTCGACGTCGATCCGTTTCGCAAGGAATGCCTGCTCAACGGCTTCGACGATATCGCATTGACCTTGCGTCAGACGGAGACGATTCGCGGCTTCGAGCAACAGCACATGGCCCGATTTCCGTGGTTGGCCAACCCGGTTTGA
- a CDS encoding nitroreductase family protein — protein MTTSQLLRYEPAVPAPALLTQSALTEIALPQPALGAGPALMSALASRRSVRDFTAQTLTQQQLAELLWAADGVNRATGGGRTAPSPHGVQEIDIYAALPEGVYRYEPGTHKLKLKRAVDARNLTGYQDFVGRAPLDLVYVVNYGRLLDMPAQQRDIFSAATAGAIAQNVSLYCAASGLGAVVRGWLNRRNLAEAIGLNEDEVPILAQTVGVPVHP, from the coding sequence ATGACGACTTCGCAATTGTTGCGCTACGAACCGGCGGTACCGGCTCCGGCGCTGTTGACCCAAAGCGCGTTGACGGAAATCGCGCTGCCCCAGCCCGCATTGGGCGCTGGGCCTGCGCTCATGAGCGCATTGGCATCGCGCCGCAGCGTGCGCGATTTTACCGCGCAGACGCTCACGCAGCAGCAGTTGGCCGAGTTGTTGTGGGCGGCCGATGGCGTGAATCGGGCGACCGGCGGCGGCCGCACGGCGCCATCCCCGCATGGCGTGCAGGAGATCGATATTTACGCCGCGCTGCCCGAGGGTGTCTACCGCTACGAGCCGGGTACGCACAAGCTGAAGCTCAAGCGCGCCGTGGATGCGCGCAATCTGACCGGGTATCAGGATTTTGTCGGGCGTGCGCCGCTCGATCTGGTGTATGTCGTCAATTACGGCCGCCTGCTGGACATGCCTGCGCAGCAACGCGACATTTTCTCTGCGGCGACGGCAGGCGCGATTGCGCAGAACGTTTCTCTTTACTGCGCCGCGAGCGGTTTGGGCGCAGTGGTACGGGGCTGGCTCAACCGACGCAATCTGGCCGAGGCCATTGGTTTGAACGAGGACGAGGTGCCGATCCTGGCGCAAACGGTCGGCGTACCCGTTCACCCGTAG
- a CDS encoding SH3 domain-containing C40 family peptidase — protein sequence MTVPVRSSARPRQRVAARAAHVWRALAIAGCLALAGCASAPVSAPASAALDRVSLFPMTDYDQNVDRWIAPDSPDYDQPFLSAADQQAHLLALYARYFGTAANDPSPWNSAYVDARVYRQLGSDIVALQQRRIERFDNTRQTGRRIGYGQNFRPHTKAWIDAIAQNMNVGQFENAPSFQPGRRAIATGNLMVRELPTMDPSFYSRHLAGEGYPFDNLQISAIRPGTPLYVLGTSVDGGWDYVQTPDVQGWVRSRGVAAVDDAFANAWRTAARHALGAVIAASAPVRDTQGVFRFDAPAGTLLPVLAGPAPGQHTAMVPGRDIDGRAVIRAALLDDAQIVPMPWRATPRHLATLLKALIGRPYGWGNTGLYNDCSSELQSIFAAFGVWLPRHSSSQMSAGDMTDLSGDSPAQRLAILMREGKPMRTLIYIGGHVMLYLGKVQRGGHLVPLVYQDIWGLSPADNSRRAVIGGSVITPLLLNIPEDPALRSLAATSTFRISIIGPAGVGASVPADDDDPAS from the coding sequence ATGACTGTCCCAGTCCGCTCTTCAGCTCGCCCTCGCCAGCGTGTCGCTGCGCGGGCGGCTCATGTGTGGCGTGCACTGGCCATTGCCGGATGCCTGGCGCTGGCCGGCTGCGCGAGTGCACCGGTCTCCGCCCCCGCGTCGGCGGCGCTCGACCGCGTCAGCCTTTTCCCAATGACCGACTACGATCAAAACGTCGATCGCTGGATTGCGCCGGACAGCCCGGATTACGACCAACCTTTCCTCAGCGCGGCAGACCAGCAGGCGCACTTGCTCGCGCTCTACGCGCGCTATTTCGGCACCGCCGCCAACGACCCGTCGCCATGGAATTCCGCTTATGTGGACGCCCGCGTCTACCGCCAGCTTGGCAGCGACATCGTCGCCCTGCAGCAGCGCCGCATCGAGCGTTTCGACAATACCCGGCAGACGGGCCGGCGCATCGGCTACGGGCAGAACTTCCGGCCGCACACCAAGGCATGGATCGACGCAATCGCGCAAAACATGAATGTCGGACAATTCGAGAATGCGCCGAGCTTCCAGCCGGGGCGCAGGGCGATAGCCACCGGCAATTTGATGGTGCGCGAACTGCCGACCATGGACCCATCGTTCTACAGCCGCCATCTCGCCGGCGAAGGCTATCCGTTCGACAATCTGCAGATATCGGCGATCCGCCCCGGCACCCCGCTCTATGTGCTCGGCACCAGCGTCGATGGCGGCTGGGACTACGTGCAGACCCCCGACGTGCAAGGCTGGGTGCGTAGCCGGGGTGTGGCTGCCGTGGACGACGCCTTCGCCAACGCCTGGCGCACGGCGGCCCGACACGCGCTGGGCGCCGTGATCGCTGCCTCCGCGCCGGTGCGCGACACCCAAGGTGTGTTCCGTTTCGACGCGCCGGCCGGCACGCTGCTGCCCGTGCTGGCCGGCCCCGCGCCCGGGCAGCATACAGCCATGGTGCCCGGGCGTGACATCGACGGCCGCGCGGTTATCCGCGCCGCACTGCTGGATGATGCGCAAATCGTCCCGATGCCATGGCGCGCCACGCCACGGCACCTCGCGACACTGCTCAAGGCGCTGATCGGCCGGCCTTACGGGTGGGGAAATACGGGGCTGTACAACGATTGCTCGTCGGAATTGCAAAGCATTTTCGCGGCGTTCGGCGTGTGGCTGCCGCGCCATTCGTCATCGCAAATGAGTGCGGGCGACATGACCGACCTGTCCGGCGACTCGCCGGCCCAGCGCCTGGCCATTCTGATGCGCGAAGGCAAGCCGATGCGCACCCTGATCTATATCGGCGGGCACGTCATGCTGTATCTGGGCAAGGTCCAGCGCGGGGGCCACCTCGTGCCGCTCGTCTATCAGGATATCTGGGGGCTGAGTCCGGCCGACAACAGCCGCCGGGCGGTGATCGGCGGCTCGGTCATCACGCCGCTGTTGCTCAATATTCCGGAAGATCCGGCGCTGCGCTCGCTCGCCGCGACCTCGACCTTCCGGATCAGCATCATTGGCCCGGCTGGCGTCGGTGCGTCCGTGCCGGCCGACGACGACGACCCTGCCAGTTGA
- a CDS encoding BON domain-containing protein: MNTDMHEKQDTGTGSDEPLAHSPAVEIGRKIEAALQLYARLESQYIQVSMRDGTVILRGEVDSSAEKSVAFDAARSSPGVQVVIDELLVR, from the coding sequence ATGAACACCGACATGCACGAGAAACAGGATACTGGAACAGGCTCCGACGAGCCCCTTGCCCATTCGCCAGCCGTTGAAATCGGCAGAAAGATCGAGGCGGCGCTGCAGCTATACGCACGGCTCGAGTCCCAATACATCCAGGTCAGCATGCGTGACGGCACCGTGATATTGCGCGGCGAAGTGGACTCCAGCGCCGAAAAATCAGTGGCATTCGACGCCGCGCGGTCCTCACCGGGCGTACAGGTGGTGATCGACGAATTATTGGTGAGATGA